A stretch of DNA from Candidatus Cloacimonadota bacterium:
ATCGACCAGCACTTTGAATTTGAGTAGATCAAGCTTTAATATTCCACCGATCGTGATAGATTTTTTTGCTTCTTCTTTTACTTTGCCACGGCGCAGAACAGCTTTTACCCGAGCTACTAATTCTCTGGGAGAAAAAGGTTTAACCACATAATCATCAGCACCAAATTCCAAGCCGAGAACTCGATCGGTTTCATCGCCTTTGGCTGTAAGCATTATGATTGGTATTGATGAAAAATGTTCATCTTTTTTCAGTTCTTTGCACACGTCGAAACCATCTGCATCGGGCAGCATCAAATCTAAAATTATAAGATCAGGAATTTTTTTCTGCAGGAACTTATGCAGTTCATCTGCAATTTCAAACTGCCTTTTTTCAAAACCTGCTTTTTTCAGATTGATCGCAACCAGATTTAGAATATCAGGTTCATCATCTACGATCGCAATGAGTTTTTTCATATCAAATCCTTTTTCTCAATTATCCTTCGATAAAATTCAGCTTTCGCTGAATCACTTTCATCCTTCGTAGTACTACGGAGAACGGACAGGATGACAATTCCGAATTCACATTTTACCAATGTCATACTAAGTAGTTTCGAAAAAATTTGAAACGTATCGAAGTGTAGAAATTTCTGAAGAATTATTAAACATTATTTTTTTATTTTCCATTCTTCTTTTTCTGCAGTCTTGCCCAGGTGTCCCGCAGGGTAACAGTTCTGTTGAAAACGGGATTTTCCATTGTACTGTCTTTATCGACGCAGAAATATCCCAGACGTTCAAATTGACAGCGATAACCGGCTTCTTTTGCTGCCAGGTTTTTTTCCAGTTTACAGTTTCTCAAGATTTTTAATGATTCAGGATTTATAAAATCCAAGAAAGTTTTTCCTTCGGGAAGATCGTTCGTATCTTCCACAGTAATCAATCTATCATAAAGCCGAACTTCTGCATCGACTACATCAGTTGCAGAAACCCAATGCAAGGTTGCTTTCACTTTTCTGCCGTCGGGAGATTTACCGCCTTTTGTAGCAGGATCGTAAGTACAATGCAATTCAACGATATTTCCATCATTATCTTTTATAACTTCATTACAGGTAATAAAATAAGCATAACGAAGCCGCACTTCCCTTCCGGGAGCTAAACGGAAAAATTTCTTAGGTGGTTCTTCTATGAAATCAGCTTTTTCCAGGTAAATTTCCCTTCCAAAAGGAACCAGGCGAGTTCCGGCAGATTCATCTTCAGGGTTGTTTACAGCTTCCAGTTCTTCTATCTGATTTTCAGGATGATTTGTAATGACAACTTTTAGCGGATCAATGACTGCCATCATGCGGGGTGAAGTTTTGTTCAGATATTCCCGGATCGTATATTCTAAAAGTGCATAATCTACCACGTTGTGAGCCTTAGATAAGCCTACTTTTTCCACAAAGTTCTGAATCACTTCGGGTGGAACTCCGCGACGACGTAATCCGCTCAAAGTAAGAAGTCTGGGATCATCCCAGCTTTTAACGATGCCTTCTTCCAATAAAGTGAGAAGTTTTCTTTTGCTCAAAACTGTATAATTCATGTTCATTCGGGCAAATTCGATCTGGGTAGGATGGAAAACATCCAATTGCTCTAAATACCAGTTATAAAGCGGACGATGAGCCTGAAATTCCAGAGAACAAAGAGAATGCGAAATTCCTTCGATGGAATCTTCCAAACCGTGTGCCCAGTCATAAAATGGATAGATGCACCACTTGTTGCCGGTGCGGTGATGTTCAGCATGACGAATACGATACATCAGCGGATCACGCAGCAGCATGTTGGGAGAAGTCATGTCAATTTTAGCACGTAAAACATGTTCGCCGTCTTCAAATTCACCGTTCTTCATTTTTTCAAATAGTTCCAGGTTTTCTTCGATGCTGCGTTCACGAAATGGACTGTTCTTACCCGGTGTTTTTATTGTTCCACGATTTTCGCGAATTTCTTCTGCAGATTGGCTGTCTACATAAGCTTTTCCTTTTTTTATCAGTTCAACAGCATATTCACACATTTTATCGAAATAATCGGAGGCGAAGAATAATCTGTCTTCCCAATCCGCTCCCAGCCAGGCGATGTCCTTGATTATTCCGTTCACATATTCTGTGTCTTCCGTTTCCGGGTTGGTGTCATCGAATCTCAAATTGAACTTCCCACCATATTCCCTGGCGATATTGTAATTAGTTAAAATCGCTTTGGCATGACCGATATGCATCAATCCATTTGGCTCCGGTGGAAAGCGTGTGTGAACTTCTTTATAATTTCCGCTTTTCAGATCTTCATCGATGATCGTGCGGATAAAATCCTTTGTTTCCAAATTTTCGTTTGATTCAATTTTGCTCATCAAATTCTCCTTTTATTTAT
This window harbors:
- a CDS encoding glutamine--tRNA ligase/YqeY domain fusion protein encodes the protein MSKIESNENLETKDFIRTIIDEDLKSGNYKEVHTRFPPEPNGLMHIGHAKAILTNYNIAREYGGKFNLRFDDTNPETEDTEYVNGIIKDIAWLGADWEDRLFFASDYFDKMCEYAVELIKKGKAYVDSQSAEEIRENRGTIKTPGKNSPFRERSIEENLELFEKMKNGEFEDGEHVLRAKIDMTSPNMLLRDPLMYRIRHAEHHRTGNKWCIYPFYDWAHGLEDSIEGISHSLCSLEFQAHRPLYNWYLEQLDVFHPTQIEFARMNMNYTVLSKRKLLTLLEEGIVKSWDDPRLLTLSGLRRRGVPPEVIQNFVEKVGLSKAHNVVDYALLEYTIREYLNKTSPRMMAVIDPLKVVITNHPENQIEELEAVNNPEDESAGTRLVPFGREIYLEKADFIEEPPKKFFRLAPGREVRLRYAYFITCNEVIKDNDGNIVELHCTYDPATKGGKSPDGRKVKATLHWVSATDVVDAEVRLYDRLITVEDTNDLPEGKTFLDFINPESLKILRNCKLEKNLAAKEAGYRCQFERLGYFCVDKDSTMENPVFNRTVTLRDTWARLQKKKNGK
- a CDS encoding response regulator: MKKLIAIVDDEPDILNLVAINLKKAGFEKRQFEIADELHKFLQKKIPDLIILDLMLPDADGFDVCKELKKDEHFSSIPIIMLTAKGDETDRVLGLEFGADDYVVKPFSPRELVARVKAVLRRGKVKEEAKKSITIGGILKLDLLKFKVLVDDKKIDVTPTEFKLLKLMATRIGWVFSRNQILDHLWGNDKIVVDRTVDVHVRNLREKLGEAARLIKNVRGVGYKIEE